In Bacillus thuringiensis, the DNA window TTTACCTTCTTTTGCGACAGACTCAAGCGGATAACGGTCTTGAATTGACTTCGCTTGACCACTTTGACAGCCTGATAAAGCATAACCAGCAATAACAAGTAATGTAACGATAGCAAGTATAGGGATTACGAACGATTTAATCATGGTAAACAATCGGTTTGACATGATTACGCCCCCCTTATGTTGCTCTTATAATTTGTACATCAGCAGGAATAATTGTTTCTCCCTCATACATCATTGTGCGACCATTCTGCCATTCAATACGTAATAATTTTCGGTTATCAGATTGGAATTCCCATACGTGCTGTTCTTCTGAAGCAGCGAATGGTGTTTTCCCCATGACAACAACACGTCCGTTATATTGCTCTTCCATATGGTACTCTGTATCATCCATTTCAATTGTCGTCGGAATTTCATCAATTGAATCTAAACGACCATCAATCGGTGTATATAATTTGTAATACGTATTTTCACGGTCTTCAATTTTTAAATAACGAATATCTTTCCCATCCTGCAGCGTTAAAACAATTTCTTTACGAGAATGCATACTCGTTTTCCCAGTTAATTCGTACATGACTAATGAAACTTCAATCATATCGCCAGGAGCTAACGTTAACAAACTTTTCTCTGGTTTCGGCGGCTCTGGGCTCTTCATTATATTTTTAATTCGTTTAAATAAACTCATGATTTACCCCTCCTTCTCTCTTTATAAACAAGCACCTAAAATAAGTGCACCAACGATATGTAATGATCCGGCCAACATCGCGTGTGCAACACTGCCTTCTTTCGTACCTTCTTCTAAATCTAAACCAGCCATTTTCTTTAACACGAATTCGATAAACATTTCTACTACTAACAAAATAACGAAAGAAACTGCTGATGCAAGTAGCGCTTGCCATAAATCATTTGCTTTCGTAATCGACTGAGATAAAATGTACCCTTGCGCGAATAATTTCATGACGAAACGAGTTGTTACAGCTGTATTCCCATTCTTTATTTCTTTTAAATCATTGTATTTAGTAAAAATTGAATCAACCCACATAATTGCAAATAAAAGTACTGCACTCGCTCCAGTCCATACAAGCATGGCCACTACATTCATCCATGTCATTGCAAAACCTCCTCTAAAAAATAATAGAAAACCGACATGAATTCTCTTCAGACATGTCGGTTTCTTTGTCTATTCTATATTATTTCTCATACTGCTTCATAATACGAGCTAATTCATCGTCAACAACAGAATTTTTGTTTAAGCTTGCGAATTCATCATCTAATGACTTTTCTTTTTTATACACTTCGCCGCTTGCTTCTGCTTCAGCCTCTAATTGAAGAGCTTTCTCTTCCATACGGCTTAAACCAGCTTTTGCTGAGTTTGAATCAAATCCAGACATCGCCTGATTAATATTCTTTTGTGCTTTCGCCGCATTTACACGTGCTACAAGTGTTTCACGTTTATTTTTCAGCTCTGTTAATTGCTTACGCATTTCTTCTAACTTCAGACGAAGATTATCAGCAGCAGCTTTGTTTTGCTCATAGCTTGCTTTATACTCATTCATCTTTTGCTCTGCATTTTGTTTTTCTTCAAGAGCGCGACGCGCAAGGTCAAGATTGCTTGCTTGAACAGCCATATGAGCTTGCTCTTCACGTTTTTTCACAAGTGCTTCTTGCTCTTCAAATAATATTTTGAATTTCTTCTCAAGCGCGATTTGAGCTGCTACACTTTTCTCAGCTTCTTGTACATCTGCTTGCATATCGCGTAAATATTGATCCGTCATCTTAACTGGATCTTCCGCTTTCTCAATTAATGAATACACATTCGACATTGTTAAATCTCTTAATCGTTTAAATACAGACATTCAAATTCCTCCTATGATATACCTCATATTTCAAATTCACTACTTGGAAAACTGAAAAATCTCCCTTTACAGTAAAGAATATTCATTTTTACAACCTATGTGTTTATTATAACAAAACTAAGATATCCTTACATGTTATTTCCAAAATAC includes these proteins:
- a CDS encoding DUF350 domain-containing protein, which translates into the protein MTWMNVVAMLVWTGASAVLLFAIMWVDSIFTKYNDLKEIKNGNTAVTTRFVMKLFAQGYILSQSITKANDLWQALLASAVSFVILLVVEMFIEFVLKKMAGLDLEEGTKEGSVAHAMLAGSLHIVGALILGACL
- a CDS encoding DUF4178 domain-containing protein, with the translated sequence MSLFKRIKNIMKSPEPPKPEKSLLTLAPGDMIEVSLVMYELTGKTSMHSRKEIVLTLQDGKDIRYLKIEDRENTYYKLYTPIDGRLDSIDEIPTTIEMDDTEYHMEEQYNGRVVVMGKTPFAASEEQHVWEFQSDNRKLLRIEWQNGRTMMYEGETIIPADVQIIRAT
- a CDS encoding PspA/IM30 family protein, with the translated sequence MSVFKRLRDLTMSNVYSLIEKAEDPVKMTDQYLRDMQADVQEAEKSVAAQIALEKKFKILFEEQEALVKKREEQAHMAVQASNLDLARRALEEKQNAEQKMNEYKASYEQNKAAADNLRLKLEEMRKQLTELKNKRETLVARVNAAKAQKNINQAMSGFDSNSAKAGLSRMEEKALQLEAEAEASGEVYKKEKSLDDEFASLNKNSVVDDELARIMKQYEK